The following DNA comes from Flavobacterium sp. N3904.
TCTATTTTGATCAAGAAGAGCTGCTACAACTACTTCTGGAAAACAATATCATCCCAACTTCATTTCCTTACCCAACAGCATCGGGAAAATTGAGCAGAATTGTCATAAGTGCTCATCACACCAAAGACGATTTGAACAAGATGATAACACAATTGAATATTTTTTCTAAATTAAATTTCGGTTTTGAGGGTGATACCCGTTTTGTTTTGTAAAAACGTCTAACTTTTATAACAATAAACAACATACTTTTTTGATTTATAACTTTAACTTGTAATCTCTCTTTAAAAGACCAAAAAATCAAAAAATAATTCTCGTTTTTTGGTCGAAAAAAAAGCATTAAATTAAAGTATTGTTATTTTTAATTGCATTTTGAGTTAAAGGCATATAATTTAGGGGGTGTTGACTGAAAAATTGATAAAAATACAATATCAACTTCCATTTTAACAGGGCATCTGAAATGATTTTTTATTTTTGCATAAAAAAATAAATTTAATCTACAATGCGAAAAATAGTTTTAAGTGTGATTCTAATCACGATTTTGGTACTATCCTATTGCTCCAATTACTTTTTAACAAAAAACCCAACAAACCTTTCTGAAATTTCAAAATTCAATACTGGAGACACTGCATGGATGCTAGTGGCTTCTGCATTGGTACTATTAATGACGCCTGGTTTGGGATTTTTTTATGGCGGTATGGTCGGCAAAAAAAATGTCATTAGCACGATGCTTCAAAGTTTTATGGCTATGATTATAGTAACGGTTTTATGGGTACTTATAGCTTTTGGACTTTCTTTTGGCCCGTCAATTGGAGGTGTAATTGGAAATCCACTCCCAAATATTTTTTTCCAAGGAGTTGGTATTGGCACTTCATGGAAATTGGCTCCAACAATTCCGTTTTTATTATTTGCTTTATTTCAAGCTAAATTCGCTATTATAACTCCGGCAATTGTAACAGGTGCCTTTGCAGAACGCATCCGTTTTTGGGCTTACCTATTATTTATGGTTTTGTTCATTTTATTTGTTTACACTCCGCTAGCTCACATGACTTGGCATCCTGATGGGTTGTTATACAATTTAGGAGTATTGGATTTTGCAGGAGGAACCGTCGTACATATGAGTGCGGGTTGGGCTGCTCTTGCAGGAGCAATGTTTCTCGGAAAACGCAAAGTACCCAAAGTTAACCCAGCCCGTATTACTTATGTGTTATTAGGAACGGGTTTATTATGGTTTGGCTGGTTTGGATTCAATGCAGGATCTGCAATGGCCGCCAATGGTCTGGCAGCACAAGCATTAGGCACAACAACTGTAGCCGCGGCCTCAGCATCAATGGCTTGGGTGTTTATTGATAAGATAATGGGACATAAACTTTCAGCGATGGGAGCTTGTATTGGCGCAGTGGTAGGATTAGTTACCATTACTCCGGCTGCAGGATACGTGAGCATTCCGCATGCCATTACTATAGGAATCATAGGAAGCATTGTAAGCAACATTATGGTCAGTAAATTCCCTAAAGGAAAAATCGACGATGCTTTAGACGTATTTGCTTGTCACGGAGTTGGCGGTATGGTCGGAATGGTATTAACAGGTGTATTTGCTTCAAGAGATATTAATCCAGCTGTCATTAACCAAGGACTTGCTTTTGGAGAGACTACATTATTCACTCATCAACTTATTGCTTTGGTAGGCGTGTCAATTTTCGCATTCTCAATGTCGTACTTCCTTTTTTATGTGGTAAACAAAATTACTCCTTTGAGAGTTTCCGAAGAGAGAGAAGAACTGGGACTGGACATTTCACAACACGGAGAATATTTGTAGATTCTATTTCTATTATATAATTCAAACACTCTATTTATTAGGGTGTTTTTTTTTTTGAATATTTGCAACCTTTAAAAACTCAATTCACACTGTACTTACCAGTATTAAGAAACAAACTAAGTTCTGTAATTTAATAGATTATTAGAAAAACAAATACCTTATTGCAGCCCAAACACGCTCAGCAGGTATGAACATATAAAACTGCTAATTATTTAAACAAAACATAAATATTTTTTTTTATAATTTTAAGAGATTTTTTTAAACATAATTACAAATATGTAAAAACACCTATAATAATAAGAAAAAAAAAGTTAACTGAACAAATCATCTTAATAAATTAAAAGAACGGGCACTTATAAAAATTAGTTATTTATAGAAGTTTTAAGTTATCATTAACAAAAATTCCGTTCAACTGCCAAAATAGGCGATTATTTCACATATAATTTACCAATTAAAGAACAAAACTTAAAAAAAACTTAAAATTTCATTAGCACATTCTACATTTTGACATTAAAAATTAAATACCCCTCAAAATATAAGGGTACTTAATACAATATTCATAAAAATACACACACAACCCTATATTTTTTTGTAGGTATGCATTGATTTAATACATTTATAAAAAATTAAAAACCAAAAAACTATGCGAAAAATTATTTTAAGTGTGATACTAATCACTATTCTGGTACTATCTATTTTTTCAATTCATTTCTTTGTTGAATCACCAACATTAGGAGCACATGTTATACCGCTAAAATTAGACACGGGAGACACAGCTTGGATGATTGTAGCCACGGCCCTTGTATTATTAATGACTCCAGGACTCGGATTCTTTTATGGAGGAATGGTAGGCAAAAAAAATGTCATTAGTACCATGTTACAAAGTTATATGGCCATGGTCATTGTAACTGTGTTATGGGTTGTAATTGGATTTGGATTATGTTTCGGACCTTCAATAGGAGCAGTAAGAGATGAAGCAGGTAAAATTATATCTGGCGGTTTTATAGGTAATCCATCTGCAAATTTATTTTTCAATGGTGTAAGTGCCAATACAGCTTGGGAATTAGCTCCAACAATTCCATTTATTTTGTTTGCCTTGTTTCAAGCAAAATTTGCCATCATCACTCCCGCTTTAATCACTGGAGCATTTGCTGAAAGAGTTCGATTCTGGGCTTACTTATTATTTATGGTATTGTTTATATTATTTGTATATGCTCCATTATGTCATATGACTTGGCATCCTGATGGATTATTCTTCAATTGGGGAGTATTAGATTTTGCTGGTGGAACTGTAGTACACATGAGTGCTGGTTGGGCTGCTTTGGCAGGAGCAATCTTCTTAGGAAAAAGAAAAGTACAAAAAGCAAATCCAGCTCGTATTACTTATGTATTATTAGGAACTGGTTTATTATGGTTCGGTTGGTTCGGTTTCAACGCTGGATCTGCTGCAGGTGCAGGTAGTCTTGCTGCTCAAGCATTAGGAACTACAACTGTTGCTGCTGCTGCTGCTGCAATGGCATGGGTATTCCTTGATAAAATTCTTGGTCACAAACTTTCAGCAATGGGCGCTTCTATTGGTGCCGTGGTAGGACTAGTTGCTATAACTCCTGCTGCTGGATTTGTAAGCATTCCTCATGCAATTGCAATTGGTATCATCGCCAGTGTAGTAAGTAACCTTGTTGTGAGTAAATTCCCTAAAGGAAAAATTGATGATGCTCTAGACGTATTTGCTTGTCACGGTGTTGGTGGTATGGTAGGTATGCTTTTAACTGGTGTATTTGCTTCAAAAGCAATCAATCCAATTGTAGGTGATAACCAAGGTTTGATATTTGGTGATCCAACTTTATTTTTAATTCAATTAAAAGCATTAGTTATTGTTTCCATATTTGCTTTCTCTGTTTCTTATGCTTTATTCTTTATTGTAAATAAAATTACACCTTTGAGAGTAACTGAAGAAAAAGAAGAATTAGGATTAGATATTTCTCAACACGGAGAATTTTTGTAAAAACTCAATTTCCAAATAATTACCTAAAAACACTCTAGAATTTAATTTTAGAGTGTTTTTTTATTCAAAAAAACTAAATTTAAATAATCATTTCTACCCATTTACATTTATTAAATTAAGAGATACGCTTTTATTGTTCGCAATATTATTTTTCCACACAAATAAGCATAAATTAACAATTTTACAATTTTTAATATTTTACTTGTAAAACAAACAAATATTTATTTATTTTATAAAAAATTTACATTAATAGATTTTATAAAATAATCCTCATGAATATATCCACTTGCCCAACATTCACAGCCGAAGACGCTTTATCGGTATTAGAACAACATTGGGGAATTACAGGTTCACTAAAGCCGTTAGACAGTTATTTGGATCAGAATTTTTTAGTAAAATCTACAGATGGGTGTAAATACGTGCTTAAAATTGCCAATATAGAAACTCCGGAGCCTTGGCTTGATCTCCAAAATCAATCATTAAATCATTTACAAGGAAATGCAATTCCAAAAATAATACGCTCTAAAGATGAAAAATCAATGCTTTTTATGCAATCACATTGGTGGAGAGTATTAAATTTCTTAGAAGGTACAATGCTTTCTTCAGTCCCTTATCGTTCAAATAAACTATTACAAAACATCGGAACATTTGTTGGGCAAATTTCAAATCGACTGGATTCTTTTTCGCATGAAGCTGCCGAAAGACCTTTGCAATGGGATTTACAACAATCGGCTTCGTTATTAGAAAACTGGGTTACATTTGTTGAAGAAGGAAATACAAAAAGTGCTATTTTGGCCATCATGGAAAATTGGAAAACCAAAATTCCAGACATCAATAAAGTCCGCAGAAGCATCATCCATGCCGATTTAACACGATACAATCTTTTACTTGATGATTCAGGAAATCAAATACAAGGGATAATCGATTTTGGCGATGTTTGCCTTTCATGGACAATAGGAGAATTGGCAGTTTTAGCTTTAGAATCGGCTATGACTGGAAGTCCAACTCCATTTGCTGACGCCTACGAAGTAATAAAAGCGTACCACGAAGTTTTTCCGATTACAAAAGAAGAAGTCCAATTGTTATATCCTTTAATTCAATTGAGGTCTGCAACAATTGTAAGCGCATCTGCTCGACAGTTGTCTATGGAACCCGATAATGAATACGTTAAAAAACAAGCCATAGCCGATCGCGAAATGTTTCAGCAGCTTTCTTTAGCGAAAAATGATTTTGCAACTGCTCTTTTTCTAAAAGCTTGCAATTTAGAAAGTGATGTAGTGAAAAAATTTCATGATTATTTTAAAACAAACAAAATCACTTCCCTTTTTAAAGAAACAGTAAACTTAAAAACAATTGACATCAGTCCATCCTCCGATATCTATAATGACGGTGCTTGGACCTCTCCGGAAGCTTGTAAAAAAAACATCAAGGCCAAACTGGAAAATGGTTTCGGAATTACTACAGCATTTACGCCTACATTACAACCCTATACTTTTTGTACTCAGGAAACTGAAACAATTGCTTTAGGAATATATGCCTTTGCTCCAATTGGCACTCCAATTTATGCGCCAACCAATATCACTTTTATAAAACAAACTACTGACAAACTCATTTTCAAAACTAGTGATTTTTACATTTATATTATTGGAGTCGATTCTAATTTAGAAATTGGAACCAATCTAAAACAAGGCGAAACTTTAGGAATAATTACAACTGAAAACCCAGATTCACCATTCCCTTCTCATGTTTTTATACAAATAGATGCATCGGGCAATGCACCAACTTATTGTCGTCCTAGCGAAAGAATGGGTTGGGAAATTCTATGTCCTGATCCTACTGTCTTTCTACAATTAAAATCTAAAAAAGATATTTTAGACACCCAAACATTAGAAACACGCAGAAATAAAATTATTCAACAAGCTCAAGAATACTACTATCAAAAACCGATGAATCTCGTACGCGGTTGGCAACAATACCTCATTGGCGATGATGGTCAAGTCTATTTGGATGCTATAAATAATGTGGCACATATTGGTCATTCTCATCCAAAAATAGTGGAAGTAGCCACCAAGCAACTTCAAAAACTAAATACCAATGCCCGCTTTTTGTATGAAGACAACATCAATTATGCCGAGCGATTATTACAGTATTTCCCAGAGTCTTTGCAAGTGGTTTTCTATACCTGCACCGGAAGCGAAGCCAATGATCTCGCTTTGCGATTAGCAAGAGCTTACACCAACCAAAATGATATATTGGTTATTGATGGCGAATACCACGGAAACACCACCGCTGTAGATGAAATAAGCACCTGCTTGATGGATAATCCCACTGCCTCCAAAAGTATACGACCCTTTACGCATCCGCTAATACAACCCAATACCTTTAGAGGGAAATACAAAGCTGACACTCCCAATGTAGCAGAACTTTACGCCCAAGATGCAGATGAAAAAATAGCCTTTATTCATTCTCAAGGCCGAGGTGTTGCAGCTTTCATCTCTGAATCTTTATTGGGCTCAGGCGGTGGAGTAGAAATGCCAAAAGGGTATTTGAAAAAAGTATACGAATCTGTTCATCAAGCGGGAGGTGTGTGCATAGCCGACGAAGTACAAATTGGTTTTGGTCGAATGGGAAGTCATTTTTGGGGTTTTCAAAAAGAAGAGGTTTTGCCGGATATAGTTACTCTAGGAAAACCAATGGGGAATGGACATCCTGTTTCTGCAGTGATTACAACTCGAAAAATTGCTGACGCTTATAAAGAAAAATATACGTATTTCAACACCTTTGCGGGTAATCCAGTTTCTTGCCAAATTGCGAATACAGTCTTAGATGTTATAAAAGACGAAAAATTACAACAAAATGCTGCTGAAGTAGGCGGATTCCTAAAGCAAGAATTGGAAAAACTAATTGACGAATTCGAATCTGTAGGAGCTGTTTACGGACACGCTATGTATTTGGGTGTAGATTTGATTAAAGACAAAAAATCAAGAACTCCAGATAGTCAAAAAGCATTGTGGGTGTCGGAAACGATGAAACAAAACGGAATTATAATTTACCCAACAGGAGATTATTATAACATCCTTAAAATCAAACCTCCTATGTGTTTTACTAAAGAAAATGCTGTTTTTGTAGTAGATACTTTACGAATGATTTTGACCAAAATGGAAAATTAAAACCCTTGCTTTTCTTATACAAAAAACCCAATCTTTTAACGATTGGGTTTTAATTTTTATTTTTTAAAGTTTGCAATTCCTATTTTCAACCAACTTAGATATTCTGCAACAGGTACATAACTTATAGTAGGCTGTTTTGTGTTTAAAACATTACCATTTAAATCTGTCAAAACATACAAAGGTTGCG
Coding sequences within:
- a CDS encoding ammonium transporter, whose protein sequence is MRKIILSVILITILVLSIFSIHFFVESPTLGAHVIPLKLDTGDTAWMIVATALVLLMTPGLGFFYGGMVGKKNVISTMLQSYMAMVIVTVLWVVIGFGLCFGPSIGAVRDEAGKIISGGFIGNPSANLFFNGVSANTAWELAPTIPFILFALFQAKFAIITPALITGAFAERVRFWAYLLFMVLFILFVYAPLCHMTWHPDGLFFNWGVLDFAGGTVVHMSAGWAALAGAIFLGKRKVQKANPARITYVLLGTGLLWFGWFGFNAGSAAGAGSLAAQALGTTTVAAAAAAMAWVFLDKILGHKLSAMGASIGAVVGLVAITPAAGFVSIPHAIAIGIIASVVSNLVVSKFPKGKIDDALDVFACHGVGGMVGMLLTGVFASKAINPIVGDNQGLIFGDPTLFLIQLKALVIVSIFAFSVSYALFFIVNKITPLRVTEEKEELGLDISQHGEFL
- a CDS encoding ammonium transporter, which gives rise to MRKIVLSVILITILVLSYCSNYFLTKNPTNLSEISKFNTGDTAWMLVASALVLLMTPGLGFFYGGMVGKKNVISTMLQSFMAMIIVTVLWVLIAFGLSFGPSIGGVIGNPLPNIFFQGVGIGTSWKLAPTIPFLLFALFQAKFAIITPAIVTGAFAERIRFWAYLLFMVLFILFVYTPLAHMTWHPDGLLYNLGVLDFAGGTVVHMSAGWAALAGAMFLGKRKVPKVNPARITYVLLGTGLLWFGWFGFNAGSAMAANGLAAQALGTTTVAAASASMAWVFIDKIMGHKLSAMGACIGAVVGLVTITPAAGYVSIPHAITIGIIGSIVSNIMVSKFPKGKIDDALDVFACHGVGGMVGMVLTGVFASRDINPAVINQGLAFGETTLFTHQLIALVGVSIFAFSMSYFLFYVVNKITPLRVSEEREELGLDISQHGEYL
- a CDS encoding aminotransferase class III-fold pyridoxal phosphate-dependent enzyme, which encodes MNISTCPTFTAEDALSVLEQHWGITGSLKPLDSYLDQNFLVKSTDGCKYVLKIANIETPEPWLDLQNQSLNHLQGNAIPKIIRSKDEKSMLFMQSHWWRVLNFLEGTMLSSVPYRSNKLLQNIGTFVGQISNRLDSFSHEAAERPLQWDLQQSASLLENWVTFVEEGNTKSAILAIMENWKTKIPDINKVRRSIIHADLTRYNLLLDDSGNQIQGIIDFGDVCLSWTIGELAVLALESAMTGSPTPFADAYEVIKAYHEVFPITKEEVQLLYPLIQLRSATIVSASARQLSMEPDNEYVKKQAIADREMFQQLSLAKNDFATALFLKACNLESDVVKKFHDYFKTNKITSLFKETVNLKTIDISPSSDIYNDGAWTSPEACKKNIKAKLENGFGITTAFTPTLQPYTFCTQETETIALGIYAFAPIGTPIYAPTNITFIKQTTDKLIFKTSDFYIYIIGVDSNLEIGTNLKQGETLGIITTENPDSPFPSHVFIQIDASGNAPTYCRPSERMGWEILCPDPTVFLQLKSKKDILDTQTLETRRNKIIQQAQEYYYQKPMNLVRGWQQYLIGDDGQVYLDAINNVAHIGHSHPKIVEVATKQLQKLNTNARFLYEDNINYAERLLQYFPESLQVVFYTCTGSEANDLALRLARAYTNQNDILVIDGEYHGNTTAVDEISTCLMDNPTASKSIRPFTHPLIQPNTFRGKYKADTPNVAELYAQDADEKIAFIHSQGRGVAAFISESLLGSGGGVEMPKGYLKKVYESVHQAGGVCIADEVQIGFGRMGSHFWGFQKEEVLPDIVTLGKPMGNGHPVSAVITTRKIADAYKEKYTYFNTFAGNPVSCQIANTVLDVIKDEKLQQNAAEVGGFLKQELEKLIDEFESVGAVYGHAMYLGVDLIKDKKSRTPDSQKALWVSETMKQNGIIIYPTGDYYNILKIKPPMCFTKENAVFVVDTLRMILTKMEN